In one Cronobacter dublinensis subsp. dublinensis LMG 23823 genomic region, the following are encoded:
- the epmB gene encoding EF-P beta-lysylation protein EpmB translates to MAHIVTLNPPSREDWLSQLADVITDPDELLHLLNIDADEELLAGRDARRLFALRVPRAFVARMEKGNPQDPLLRQVLTSREEFVAAPGFTTDPLEEQNSVVPGLLHKYHNRALLLVKGGCAVNCRYCFRRHFPYADNQGNKRNWQAALDYIAAHPELDEIIFSGGDPLMAKDNELEWLVTHLEAIPHLKRLRIHSRLPIVIPARVTDGLVRLLGQTRLQVLLVNHINHAQEIDDAFRAGMTKLRAAGVTLLNQSVLLKGVNDNAATLAALSNALFDAGVMPYYLHVLDKVQGAAHFMVSDDEARAIMRELLSQVSGYLVPKLAREIGGEPSKTPLDLQLRQN, encoded by the coding sequence ATGGCGCATATTGTAACCCTAAATCCCCCATCCAGAGAAGATTGGTTATCGCAACTTGCCGATGTTATCACCGATCCCGATGAGCTCCTGCACCTTCTCAATATAGACGCTGACGAAGAACTGCTGGCCGGACGCGATGCGCGCCGTTTATTTGCGCTACGCGTCCCGCGGGCGTTTGTCGCGCGCATGGAGAAAGGCAACCCGCAGGATCCGCTGCTGCGCCAGGTGCTGACGTCGCGCGAGGAGTTTGTGGCGGCGCCAGGTTTTACCACCGATCCGCTCGAAGAGCAAAACAGTGTCGTGCCTGGGTTGCTGCATAAGTATCACAACCGCGCGTTACTGCTGGTGAAAGGTGGCTGCGCGGTTAACTGCCGCTACTGCTTCCGCCGTCATTTCCCGTATGCGGATAACCAGGGCAACAAGCGTAACTGGCAGGCCGCGCTGGACTATATCGCCGCGCACCCGGAGCTGGACGAGATTATTTTCTCCGGCGGCGACCCGCTGATGGCGAAAGACAACGAGCTGGAGTGGCTGGTGACGCACCTTGAGGCGATTCCTCACCTGAAACGCCTGCGGATCCACAGCCGCCTGCCGATCGTTATCCCGGCGCGGGTCACCGACGGTCTGGTGCGCTTGCTCGGGCAGACGCGACTGCAGGTGCTGCTGGTCAACCATATTAATCACGCTCAGGAGATCGACGACGCATTTCGCGCCGGTATGACGAAGCTGCGAGCGGCGGGCGTGACGCTGCTCAACCAGAGCGTGCTGCTGAAAGGCGTGAACGACAACGCCGCGACGCTGGCGGCGCTCAGCAATGCGCTGTTTGACGCGGGCGTGATGCCCTATTACCTGCACGTGCTGGATAAAGTGCAGGGCGCGGCGCATTTTATGGTGAGCGACGACGAGGCGCGCGCAATCATGCGCGAGCTGCTGTCACAGGTGTCGGGTTATCTGGTGCCGAAGCTGGCGCGCGAGATAGGCGGCGAGCCGAGCAAGACGCCGCTGGATTTGCAGTTGCGGCAGAATTGA
- the aspA gene encoding aspartate ammonia-lyase, producing MLNNIRIEEDLLGTREVPADAYYGVHTLRAIENFYISNSKISDIPEFVRGMVMVKKAAALANKELQTIPRKVADTIIAACDEVLNNGKCMDQFPVDVYQGGAGTSVNMNTNEVLANIGLELMGHQKGEYQFLNPNDHVNKCQSTNDAYPTGFRIAVYASIVKLVDAIKELGEGFQRKAVEFENILKMGRTQLQDAVPMTLGQEFHAFNVLLNEETKNLLRTAELLLEVNLGATAIGTRLNTPDGYQQLAVQKLAEVSNLPVVPAEDLIEATSDCGAYVMVHSSLKRLAVKLSKICNDLRLLSSGPRAGLNEINLPELQAGSSIMPAKVNPVVPEVVNQVCFKVIGNDTTVTMASEAGQLQLNVMEPVIGQAMFESVHILTNACYNLLEKCVNGITANKEVCEGYVYNSIGIVTYLNPFIGHHNGDIVGKICAETGKSVREVVLERGLLTEAELDDIFSVQNLMHPAYKAKRYTDESEQ from the coding sequence ATGTTAAACAACATTCGTATCGAAGAAGATTTGTTGGGTACCAGGGAAGTTCCAGCGGATGCCTACTATGGTGTTCATACTCTGCGAGCGATTGAAAACTTTTACATCAGCAACAGCAAAATCAGCGACATCCCTGAATTTGTTCGTGGCATGGTGATGGTGAAAAAGGCGGCGGCGCTGGCCAACAAAGAGCTGCAGACCATTCCGCGCAAAGTTGCCGACACGATTATCGCCGCCTGCGATGAAGTGCTGAACAACGGAAAATGCATGGATCAGTTCCCGGTGGACGTCTACCAGGGCGGCGCGGGCACTTCCGTGAACATGAACACCAACGAAGTGCTGGCGAATATTGGCCTTGAGCTGATGGGCCACCAGAAAGGGGAATATCAGTTCCTCAACCCCAACGATCATGTGAACAAGTGCCAGTCTACCAACGACGCCTACCCGACCGGTTTCCGCATCGCGGTTTACGCGTCCATCGTGAAGCTGGTCGACGCCATCAAAGAGCTGGGCGAAGGCTTCCAGCGCAAAGCCGTAGAATTTGAAAACATCCTGAAGATGGGCCGTACCCAGCTGCAGGACGCTGTGCCGATGACCCTCGGCCAGGAGTTCCACGCGTTTAACGTGCTGCTGAACGAAGAGACCAAAAACCTGCTGCGTACTGCGGAGCTGCTGCTGGAAGTGAACCTCGGCGCGACCGCTATCGGCACCCGTCTGAACACTCCGGACGGCTATCAGCAGCTGGCGGTGCAGAAACTTGCGGAAGTGAGCAACCTGCCGGTCGTCCCGGCGGAAGACCTGATTGAAGCGACCTCCGACTGCGGCGCTTACGTCATGGTGCACAGCTCGCTCAAGCGTCTGGCGGTAAAACTCTCCAAAATCTGTAACGACCTGCGTCTGCTCTCCTCCGGTCCGCGCGCGGGCCTGAACGAAATCAACCTGCCCGAACTGCAGGCGGGCTCGTCCATCATGCCAGCCAAAGTGAACCCGGTCGTGCCGGAAGTGGTAAACCAGGTCTGCTTTAAAGTGATCGGCAATGACACCACCGTCACGATGGCGTCCGAAGCGGGTCAGTTACAGCTGAACGTGATGGAGCCGGTTATCGGCCAGGCGATGTTTGAATCTGTCCACATTCTGACCAACGCCTGCTACAACCTGCTGGAAAAATGCGTTAACGGCATCACCGCCAACAAAGAAGTTTGCGAAGGCTACGTCTACAACTCTATCGGTATCGTCACCTATCTCAACCCGTTCATCGGCCACCACAATGGCGATATCGTCGGGAAGATTTGCGCCGAAACCGGCAAGAGCGTACGTGAAGTCGTGCTGGAGCGCGGCCTGCTGACGGAAGCGGAGCTGGACGACATCTTCTCTGTCCAGAACCTGATGCATCCGGCTTACAAAGCTAAACGCTATACCGATGAAAGCGAACAATAA
- a CDS encoding FxsA family protein — MRWIPFIAFFLYIYIEISIFIQVAHVFGVFLTLLLVIFTSVIGMSLVRNQGFKNLMLMQQKMEAGESPAAEMLKSVSLIIAGLLLLLPGFFTDFLGLLLLLPPVQKLITLRLMPHLRFSRTPGGGFGASSQGGNTFDGEYQRKDDGPKRLDDHDRDSR, encoded by the coding sequence GTGCGCTGGATACCCTTTATCGCCTTCTTTCTTTACATCTACATTGAAATTTCCATCTTTATTCAGGTGGCGCATGTGTTCGGCGTTTTTCTGACCTTGCTGCTGGTTATCTTCACGTCGGTTATCGGGATGTCGCTGGTGCGCAACCAGGGCTTTAAAAACCTGATGCTGATGCAGCAGAAAATGGAAGCAGGCGAGAGCCCGGCGGCGGAAATGCTGAAAAGCGTGTCGCTGATTATCGCCGGTCTGCTGCTGCTGTTGCCTGGCTTCTTTACCGACTTCCTGGGCCTGCTGCTGTTACTGCCGCCCGTGCAGAAACTCATCACGCTGCGCCTGATGCCGCATCTGCGCTTTAGCCGCACGCCAGGCGGCGGTTTTGGCGCTTCTTCGCAGGGCGGCAATACCTTTGACGGCGAGTACCAGCGCAAAGATGACGGCCCGAAGCGCCTCGACGACCACGATCGCGACTCGCGATAA
- a CDS encoding protein-disulfide reductase DsbD yields MAQRILTLILLFCSVHASAGLFSQQNASQFVPADQAFAFDFQQQQDALTLNWQIKPGYYLYRQQIRVTPANARVASPVLPAGEWHEDEFFGKSEIYRDMLRVPVTVEQASTGATLTVTYQGCADAGFCYPPETRSVPLSAVEPPKAADAAAQPRAEQPSLSTGEREAVKDDAPPATLPFSALWALLIGIGVAFTPCVLPMYPLISGIVLGGEKRLSTGRALLLAFVYVQGMALTYTALGLIVAAAGLQFQAALQSPWVLVTLSVVFILLALSMFGAFTLQLPASLQTRLTLMSNRQRGGSPGGVFAMGAIAGLICSPCTTAPLSAILLYIAQSGNLWLGGGTLYLYALGMGLPLILVTVFGNRLLPKSGPWMEQVKIAFGFVILALPVFLLERVLGDVWGLRLWSALGVACFGWAFIASLSAVKPWMRAVQIVLLGAALICARPLQDWAFGAPTAETQAHLTFTRIATEGDLERALAQAKGKPVMLDLYADWCVACKEFEKYTFSAPEVRRALDGAVLLQADVTANRPADVALLKRLNVLGLPTIIFFDAQGNEVANARVTGFMDASAFATHLHNRLR; encoded by the coding sequence ATGGCTCAACGCATCCTTACGCTGATCCTGCTTTTTTGCAGCGTTCACGCATCCGCCGGTCTTTTCAGCCAGCAAAACGCCTCACAATTTGTGCCTGCGGACCAGGCCTTCGCATTTGATTTCCAGCAGCAGCAAGACGCCCTGACGCTGAACTGGCAGATTAAGCCGGGTTACTACCTCTATCGCCAGCAGATCCGCGTCACGCCTGCGAACGCGCGCGTGGCCTCGCCCGTGCTGCCCGCAGGCGAATGGCATGAAGATGAATTCTTCGGCAAAAGCGAAATTTACCGCGACATGCTGCGCGTGCCGGTCACCGTAGAGCAGGCATCGACGGGCGCGACGCTGACCGTCACGTATCAGGGCTGCGCCGACGCGGGCTTTTGTTATCCGCCGGAGACGCGCAGCGTGCCGTTGAGCGCGGTTGAGCCACCGAAAGCCGCAGATGCCGCCGCACAACCCCGCGCTGAGCAGCCCTCGCTCTCCACCGGAGAACGAGAAGCCGTGAAGGACGACGCGCCGCCCGCGACGCTGCCTTTCTCCGCCCTCTGGGCGCTGCTTATCGGCATCGGCGTCGCCTTCACGCCCTGTGTGCTGCCGATGTACCCGCTGATTTCCGGCATCGTGCTCGGCGGCGAGAAGCGCCTCTCCACCGGGCGAGCGCTGCTGCTGGCCTTTGTCTACGTGCAGGGCATGGCGCTGACTTACACCGCGCTGGGGCTGATTGTCGCCGCCGCCGGGCTGCAATTTCAGGCGGCGCTGCAAAGCCCGTGGGTGCTGGTGACCCTCTCCGTGGTGTTTATTCTGCTGGCGCTCTCCATGTTCGGAGCTTTCACGCTGCAGCTGCCCGCATCGCTGCAAACGCGCCTGACGTTGATGAGCAACCGTCAGCGCGGCGGTTCGCCGGGCGGCGTCTTTGCGATGGGCGCGATAGCCGGGCTTATCTGCTCGCCCTGCACCACCGCGCCGCTCAGCGCCATCCTGCTTTACATCGCCCAGAGCGGCAATCTGTGGCTCGGCGGCGGCACGCTTTATCTGTACGCGCTCGGCATGGGCCTGCCGCTGATACTCGTTACCGTGTTCGGCAACCGCCTGCTGCCGAAAAGCGGCCCGTGGATGGAGCAGGTAAAAATCGCCTTCGGCTTTGTTATCCTCGCCCTTCCCGTGTTTCTGCTGGAACGCGTGCTGGGTGACGTCTGGGGGCTACGGCTCTGGAGCGCGCTTGGCGTCGCGTGTTTTGGGTGGGCGTTTATCGCAAGCCTCAGCGCCGTCAAACCCTGGATGCGCGCGGTGCAAATTGTACTACTGGGCGCCGCGCTGATTTGCGCGCGTCCGCTGCAGGACTGGGCCTTCGGCGCACCCACGGCCGAAACGCAGGCGCACCTGACGTTTACGCGTATCGCGACAGAAGGCGATCTCGAGCGGGCGCTGGCGCAGGCGAAGGGCAAGCCGGTCATGCTCGATCTCTACGCCGACTGGTGCGTCGCCTGCAAAGAGTTTGAGAAATACACGTTCAGCGCACCCGAGGTGCGGCGCGCGCTCGACGGTGCCGTGCTGTTACAGGCCGATGTCACCGCCAATCGACCAGCGGATGTCGCGCTCCTGAAGCGCCTGAACGTCCTCGGACTGCCTACGATTATTTTCTTCGATGCGCAGGGCAACGAGGTCGCTAATGCACGTGTTACCGGCTTTATGGACGCGTCCGCGTTCGCCACGCATTTGCACAATCGCCTGCGGTAA
- the cutA gene encoding divalent cation tolerance protein CutA, producing the protein MLDENTVTHAAPEPVVVLCTAPDEATAQDLAAKALAEHLAACVTLLPGATSLYYWEGKLEQEYEVQMVLKSDTARQQALLTCLKSHHPYQTPELLVIPVIHGDEDYLSWLNASLR; encoded by the coding sequence ATGCTGGATGAAAATACCGTTACTCACGCCGCGCCGGAGCCGGTTGTTGTGCTTTGCACCGCGCCGGATGAAGCCACCGCGCAGGACCTGGCCGCCAAAGCGCTGGCGGAACATCTCGCCGCCTGCGTCACGCTGCTGCCGGGCGCTACGTCGCTCTACTACTGGGAAGGGAAACTGGAACAGGAGTACGAAGTGCAGATGGTGCTGAAAAGCGACACCGCGCGTCAGCAGGCGCTACTGACGTGTCTGAAAAGCCATCATCCCTACCAGACGCCCGAACTGCTTGTCATACCTGTCATTCACGGAGACGAAGACTACCTCTCATGGCTCAACGCATCCTTACGCTGA
- a CDS encoding anaerobic C4-dicarboxylate transporter, with protein MIVVELIIVLLAIFLGARLGGIGIGYAGGLGVLVLAAIGVKPGNIPFDVISIIMAVIAAISAMQVAGGLDFLVNQTEKLLRKNPKYITVLAPLVTYFLTIFAGTGNISLATLPVIAEVAKEQGVKPCRPLSTAVVAAQIAITASPISAAVVYMSSVMEGHGVSYIHLLMVVIPSTLAAVLVMSFLVSMLFNSKLSDDPVYRKRLEEGLIELRGDKQIEIKPRAKTSVWLFLLGVVCVVAYAIINSPSLGLVAKPLMNTTSAILIIMLSVATLITLICRVETDSILNSSTFKAGMSACICILGVAWLGDTFVSANIDWIKATAGSVIQGHPWLLALIFFVASALLYSQAATAKALMPMALALNVSPLTAVASFAAVSGLFILPTYPTLVAAVQMDDTGTTRIGRFVFNHPFFIPGTLGVVLSVCFGFLLGSVLL; from the coding sequence ATGATAGTTGTCGAACTTATCATCGTTTTACTGGCCATTTTTCTTGGCGCCAGGCTTGGGGGGATCGGCATAGGGTACGCCGGCGGGCTCGGGGTATTGGTGCTCGCCGCTATCGGGGTTAAACCCGGTAATATCCCTTTTGACGTTATCTCTATCATCATGGCGGTGATCGCCGCCATTTCCGCCATGCAGGTCGCAGGCGGGCTGGATTTCCTGGTCAACCAGACGGAAAAGCTGCTGCGTAAGAACCCGAAATACATTACTGTCCTGGCGCCGCTGGTCACCTATTTTCTGACCATTTTCGCCGGTACCGGCAACATCTCGCTCGCCACGCTGCCGGTTATCGCCGAGGTCGCGAAAGAACAGGGCGTGAAGCCCTGCCGCCCGCTCTCGACGGCTGTGGTCGCCGCGCAAATCGCTATCACCGCGTCGCCTATCTCCGCCGCTGTGGTGTATATGTCCTCCGTGATGGAAGGCCACGGCGTCAGCTACATTCACCTGCTGATGGTCGTGATCCCCTCAACACTCGCCGCCGTGCTGGTGATGTCATTCCTGGTTTCCATGCTGTTTAACTCAAAACTCTCTGACGATCCGGTTTATCGCAAACGTCTGGAGGAAGGGTTAATCGAACTGCGTGGCGACAAGCAGATTGAGATCAAACCGCGCGCCAAAACCTCCGTCTGGCTGTTCCTGCTGGGCGTGGTCTGCGTGGTGGCTTACGCCATCATCAACAGCCCGAGCCTGGGCCTGGTGGCCAAACCGCTGATGAACACCACCAGCGCTATCCTCATCATCATGCTGAGCGTCGCGACGCTTATCACGCTTATCTGCCGCGTGGAAACCGACAGCATCCTGAACTCCAGCACGTTTAAAGCCGGGATGAGCGCCTGTATCTGTATTCTCGGCGTGGCGTGGCTTGGCGATACCTTTGTTTCCGCCAATATCGACTGGATCAAAGCGACCGCAGGCAGCGTGATCCAGGGCCATCCGTGGCTGCTGGCGCTGATTTTCTTCGTCGCCTCGGCGCTGCTCTACTCCCAGGCGGCCACCGCCAAAGCGCTGATGCCGATGGCGCTGGCCCTCAACGTTTCGCCGCTGACCGCCGTAGCGTCGTTCGCCGCCGTGTCCGGCCTGTTTATTCTGCCGACCTACCCCACGCTGGTCGCCGCCGTACAGATGGACGACACCGGCACCACGCGTATCGGACGTTTTGTTTTTAACCACCCGTTCTTTATTCCCGGCACGCTCGGCGTCGTGCTGTCGGTCTGCTTCGGCTTCCTGCTGGGCAGCGTACTGCTGTAA
- a CDS encoding nickel/cobalt transporter codes for MSTAILNRRWQRPGALLLAFCALGAAFLLWHHWGAFLQWAFSLQVALHRYLVLYLLQLNNHQYTGGVWLISGAFIYGVLHAIGPGHGKFIVSAYLATNRESLFAARLVPLAGSLMQGVSAIAFVFILAVGFNLASGDLSQSRWYLEKASALLIGAFGLFLILRALRSLRAPTLNIHALTPVGSHPEHCGCGHHGVGRTQDDSDWRTRLGVIFAIGARPCSGAIMIMLFANALGMVSWGIAAVMTMALGTALSIMALSLGVQYARNATTRLFGAQTTPRQAQRIAALLRIAGGLALLLFAAVLFATVIPVSAGGDYIAAGC; via the coding sequence ATGTCGACTGCCATCCTGAACCGCCGCTGGCAACGCCCCGGCGCGCTGCTGCTGGCGTTCTGCGCGCTGGGCGCGGCGTTTTTGCTCTGGCACCACTGGGGCGCGTTTCTTCAGTGGGCGTTCAGCCTGCAAGTCGCTCTGCATCGTTATCTGGTGCTCTATCTTTTGCAGCTCAACAACCATCAATACACGGGCGGCGTCTGGCTTATCAGCGGCGCGTTTATTTATGGCGTGCTGCATGCTATCGGGCCGGGTCACGGCAAATTTATCGTCAGCGCTTACCTCGCCACTAACCGCGAAAGCCTCTTCGCCGCACGGCTGGTGCCGCTCGCGGGCAGCCTGATGCAGGGCGTCAGCGCCATCGCGTTTGTGTTTATTCTGGCGGTGGGCTTTAACCTCGCGTCGGGCGATCTCAGCCAGAGCCGCTGGTATCTTGAAAAGGCGAGCGCGCTGCTTATCGGCGCGTTCGGGCTGTTTCTCATTCTGCGCGCGTTGCGCAGCCTGCGCGCCCCGACACTCAATATTCATGCGCTTACGCCGGTCGGGTCGCATCCGGAGCACTGCGGCTGCGGCCATCACGGCGTCGGCAGAACGCAGGACGACAGCGACTGGCGCACCCGGCTGGGTGTGATTTTCGCCATCGGCGCGCGGCCCTGCAGCGGCGCCATCATGATTATGCTGTTCGCCAACGCGCTCGGCATGGTGAGCTGGGGCATCGCGGCGGTCATGACAATGGCGCTTGGCACAGCGCTCTCCATTATGGCGCTGTCGCTCGGCGTGCAGTATGCGCGCAACGCCACCACGCGGCTGTTCGGCGCGCAGACGACGCCGCGCCAGGCACAGCGTATCGCTGCGCTGCTGCGTATCGCGGGCGGGCTGGCGCTGCTGCTGTTCGCCGCCGTGCTGTTTGCCACCGTTATCCCGGTCAGCGCGGGCGGCGACTATATCGCCGCCGGTTGTTGA
- the groL gene encoding chaperonin GroEL (60 kDa chaperone family; promotes refolding of misfolded polypeptides especially under stressful conditions; forms two stacked rings of heptamers to form a barrel-shaped 14mer; ends can be capped by GroES; misfolded proteins enter the barrel where they are refolded when GroES binds), giving the protein MAAKDVKFGNDARVKMLRGVNVLADAVKVTLGPKGRNVVLDKSFGAPTITKDGVSVAREIELEDKFENMGAQMVKEVASKANDAAGDGTTTATVLAQAIITEGLKAVAAGMNPMDLKRGIDKAVIAAVEELKALSVPCSDSKAIAQVGTISANSDETVGKLIAEAMEKVGKEGVITVEEGTGLQDELDVVEGMQFDRGYLSPYFINKPETGAVELESPFILLADKKVSNIREMLPVLEAVAKAGKPLLIIAEDVEGEALATLVVNTMRGIVKVAAVKAPGFGDRRKAMLQDIAILTGGTVISEEIGMELEKATLEDLGQAKRVVINKDTTTIIDGVGDETAIQGRVGQIRQQIEEATSDYDREKLQERVAKLAGGVAVIKVGAATEVEMKEKKARVEDALHATRAAVEEGVVAGGGVALIRAASKLSDLRGANEDQNVGIKVALRAMEAPLRQIVLNCGEEPSVVANTVKSGDGNYGYNAATEEYGNMIDMGILDPTKVTRSALQYASSVAGLMITTECMVTDLPKEDKADLGAAGMGGMGGMGGMM; this is encoded by the coding sequence ATGGCAGCTAAAGACGTAAAATTCGGTAACGACGCTCGTGTAAAAATGCTGCGCGGCGTAAACGTACTGGCAGACGCAGTGAAAGTCACCCTGGGCCCGAAAGGCCGTAACGTGGTGCTGGATAAATCTTTCGGTGCGCCGACCATCACCAAAGACGGCGTGTCCGTAGCACGTGAAATCGAGCTGGAAGACAAGTTCGAAAACATGGGTGCCCAGATGGTGAAAGAAGTGGCCTCCAAAGCGAACGATGCGGCAGGCGACGGCACCACCACTGCAACCGTACTGGCTCAGGCTATCATCACCGAAGGCCTGAAAGCCGTTGCGGCAGGCATGAACCCGATGGACCTGAAACGCGGTATCGATAAAGCGGTTATCGCCGCTGTTGAAGAGCTGAAAGCGCTCTCCGTACCGTGCTCTGACTCTAAAGCTATCGCTCAGGTCGGTACCATCTCCGCTAACTCCGATGAAACCGTGGGCAAACTGATTGCCGAAGCGATGGAGAAAGTGGGTAAAGAAGGCGTTATCACCGTTGAAGAAGGCACCGGCCTGCAGGACGAGCTGGACGTGGTTGAAGGTATGCAGTTCGACCGCGGCTACCTGTCTCCGTACTTCATCAACAAGCCGGAGACCGGCGCTGTTGAACTGGAAAGCCCATTCATCCTGCTGGCTGACAAAAAAGTCTCCAACATCCGCGAAATGCTGCCGGTTCTCGAAGCCGTTGCGAAAGCAGGCAAACCGCTGCTGATCATCGCTGAAGATGTTGAAGGCGAAGCGCTGGCGACCCTGGTGGTGAACACCATGCGCGGCATCGTGAAAGTGGCTGCGGTGAAAGCGCCGGGCTTCGGCGACCGTCGTAAAGCCATGCTGCAGGATATCGCTATCCTGACCGGCGGTACCGTTATCTCTGAAGAGATCGGTATGGAACTGGAAAAAGCGACTCTGGAAGATCTGGGTCAGGCTAAACGTGTGGTTATCAACAAAGACACCACCACCATCATCGATGGTGTGGGCGACGAAACCGCAATCCAGGGCCGTGTTGGTCAGATTCGTCAGCAGATCGAAGAAGCGACCTCTGACTACGACCGTGAAAAACTGCAGGAGCGCGTAGCGAAACTGGCTGGCGGCGTTGCGGTTATCAAAGTTGGCGCGGCGACCGAAGTTGAAATGAAAGAGAAAAAAGCACGCGTTGAAGACGCCCTGCACGCGACCCGTGCTGCGGTGGAAGAAGGCGTGGTGGCTGGCGGCGGCGTGGCGCTGATCCGTGCAGCAAGCAAACTGAGCGACCTGCGTGGCGCGAACGAAGATCAGAACGTCGGTATCAAAGTTGCACTGCGTGCAATGGAAGCGCCGCTGCGTCAGATCGTGCTGAACTGCGGTGAAGAGCCGTCAGTGGTTGCGAACACCGTTAAGTCAGGCGACGGTAACTACGGTTACAACGCGGCAACCGAAGAATACGGCAACATGATCGACATGGGTATCCTGGATCCGACCAAAGTGACCCGTTCTGCGCTGCAGTACGCGTCCTCCGTGGCGGGCCTGATGATCACCACCGAGTGCATGGTTACCGATCTGCCGAAAGAAGATAAAGCCGACTTAGGCGCTGCAGGCATGGGCGGCATGGGCGGTATGGGCGGCATGATGTAA
- a CDS encoding DUF4156 domain-containing protein has protein sequence MRLKVTTGMVVAALLLAGCSSGNSLSTAGQSVRFVEEQPGKECRLLGTATGEQSNWLSGQHGEEGGSMRGAANDLRNQAAAMGGNVLYGVSSPTQNLLSSFVPTSSKMVGQVYKCPN, from the coding sequence ATGCGCTTGAAAGTCACTACAGGAATGGTTGTCGCCGCGCTGCTGCTGGCGGGATGCAGCAGCGGTAACTCACTCTCGACCGCAGGCCAGAGCGTGCGTTTTGTCGAAGAGCAGCCGGGCAAAGAGTGCCGCTTACTGGGCACCGCGACGGGCGAGCAGAGCAACTGGCTTTCCGGCCAGCATGGCGAAGAGGGTGGCTCTATGCGCGGCGCGGCGAACGATCTGCGTAATCAGGCTGCCGCAATGGGCGGAAACGTGCTTTACGGCGTAAGTAGCCCGACCCAGAATCTGCTTTCAAGCTTCGTTCCTACCTCCAGCAAAATGGTCGGCCAGGTCTATAAGTGCCCGAATTGA
- a CDS encoding co-chaperone GroES, with the protein MNIRPLHDRVIVKRKEIESKSAGGIVLTGSAAGKSTRGEVLAVGNGRILENGEVKPLDVKVGDIVIFNDGYGVKTEKLDDQEVLIMSESDILAIVEA; encoded by the coding sequence ATGAATATTCGTCCATTGCATGATCGCGTGATCGTCAAGCGTAAAGAAATTGAATCTAAATCTGCTGGCGGCATCGTTCTGACCGGCTCTGCCGCGGGTAAATCTACGCGTGGCGAAGTGCTGGCTGTTGGCAATGGCCGCATCCTTGAAAACGGCGAAGTGAAGCCGCTGGATGTGAAAGTCGGCGACATCGTTATTTTCAACGATGGCTATGGTGTGAAAACCGAGAAGCTGGACGATCAGGAAGTGCTGATCATGTCTGAAAGCGACATTCTGGCAATTGTTGAAGCGTAA
- a CDS encoding transcriptional regulator has protein sequence MQREEVLEQALHVLEQEGIANTTPEMVAAAAQCPTEEMQRYWPDREALLYDALRYLSQRVDAWRRQLIYDDTLSAEQKLMARYQALTDCVSQDRYPGCLFIAACTFYPEASHPIHQLADNQKRAAYHYTHELLTQLEVDDPAMVAEQMELVLEGCLSRLLVKRSQADVDTARRLAEDILRFAQCRQGGALT, from the coding sequence GTGCAACGTGAAGAAGTGCTGGAGCAGGCCCTGCATGTCCTTGAACAGGAAGGGATTGCCAATACCACACCTGAAATGGTGGCCGCTGCCGCGCAGTGTCCGACGGAAGAGATGCAGCGCTACTGGCCGGATCGCGAAGCGCTGTTGTATGACGCGCTGCGCTATTTAAGCCAGCGCGTGGACGCCTGGCGTCGTCAGCTGATTTATGACGATACGCTGAGCGCCGAGCAAAAACTGATGGCGCGCTACCAGGCGCTGACCGATTGCGTCAGCCAGGACCGCTACCCCGGCTGTCTGTTCATCGCCGCCTGTACTTTCTATCCGGAGGCGTCGCACCCTATCCATCAGCTGGCGGATAATCAAAAGCGCGCCGCGTATCACTATACGCACGAACTGCTGACGCAGCTGGAAGTGGACGACCCGGCGATGGTCGCCGAGCAGATGGAACTGGTGCTGGAAGGCTGCCTGAGCCGGCTGCTGGTGAAACGCAGCCAGGCCGATGTCGACACCGCGCGTCGTCTCGCCGAAGATATCCTGCGTTTCGCGCAGTGCCGTCAGGGCGGTGCCCTGACCTGA